The proteins below come from a single Candidatus Desulfarcum epimagneticum genomic window:
- a CDS encoding conserved hypothetical protein (Evidence 4 : Unknown function but conserved in other organisms), which produces MKKCCLCGVDTEIVENEPYHYDESGLDVALFGITQYRCPDCGESYAAIPGLRKLNRFIGLHICKDRKALLKPDEIRFLRKDLGLKSKELARVLGVSPSTLSRWENGKKEIGEAYDRLLRSIYISSAFERSDLLICDGLINLFKEIPAKRNKITQPNAISLTPSEWLNNADEACFA; this is translated from the coding sequence ATGAAAAAATGCTGCTTATGCGGAGTGGATACCGAGATTGTTGAAAATGAGCCATATCATTACGACGAGTCCGGGCTTGACGTGGCGCTGTTTGGGATCACACAATACCGCTGCCCGGACTGCGGCGAATCTTATGCGGCCATACCGGGCCTTCGGAAGCTGAATCGTTTTATCGGCCTTCATATCTGCAAGGATCGAAAGGCCCTCTTAAAACCCGATGAGATCAGATTTCTGCGAAAAGACCTTGGCCTTAAATCCAAAGAGCTGGCCCGGGTCCTGGGGGTTTCCCCGTCCACCCTGTCCAGATGGGAAAACGGGAAAAAAGAAATAGGCGAAGCCTATGATCGTTTGCTGCGCTCCATTTATATCTCATCCGCTTTCGAGCGGTCCGATCTTTTGATATGCGACGGATTGATTAATCTGTTCAAAGAAATTCCGGCCAAACGGAATAAGATCACACAGCCGAACGCCATTTCCTTAACCCCTTCGGAGTGGCTGAACAACGCGGATGAAGCCTGTTTCGCATGA